ATTGTAAGTTGTAGATAAAATTTTGGGTTTGGGTGTTGATTTGTATGGATTGGCTCGAGGAAAACGCAGGGAATTCTGGATTTGGAgctcgagtcgcggccctgttcttcaggtgtcgTGGCCTGTGTGCGTGAGAAGACCCTAGAAGGTCTCTGAAATTGCCCAGGCATCGTGGTGCAGGTTGAGGCACGCCGCAACCCGCGTCCCCCAGAAAAGAGCCTCGGGGCTCTCTCACTTGTTGCGTGCCGAGGCCCTAGGGGGCTAGGCCATGAATCAAATAGGGGATGTTGGACAATTAAGAGTTTTAAactcgggaactcaaatcttaaggctcgggaatgattctactaccttgtttagtagaattcaaggtcccgtaTGCTAGTATGATATTTCAAAGGTTTTTAGTTGATTTAGATTGTCATGGCTATTTATCAATACATTGTGACTATGTCTTACCGTTCAGGCTCgggattaaggatcgtgctcgggatcgctttggtTTGTCATCTTGGGACACAAGGTAAGCAAATTGTTTGTGCTCGTAGAGTTATTTGTGCTTATATTGTGTAAAGTGTTATGTGTAATTGTGTGTAACTATTACGTTATGCGTGTGTTTGTGATGAGAACGGTGAAGGTCGGGGATGGCAGAGGCCGGGATCGGCATTAAGCATGTCAAATCCTGGTCGCTAGgatgagaccctctaagggtgtcaTATTTACCCGCTCGGTGAAGAGCGTGAGCTTGGTTCGACGTAGGCCACCGTTGTGAATTCTTATAGAAGCTTGTAATTGTTTGTTGTGTTACGCGTTTATTGAAATGAATTGTTGTTTGTATGCTGcgtttgtggagttttcttgttgggtctcggttcacgggtgctctatgtgcaggtaagggcaaaggaaatgatgaccaagcatgagttggagggcatggagcggtgcgtacatgtttgaccTACCTGGGCCCCACGACTGGGTTTTTTTTAGGGACACATTATAAACGttcgattttgtcgcttaggccgactgTCTCAGcatttttggattgtaaatatatttcaaaacagtattttgggatcccaatgtaacacttttttttttatttaaatgaatgtttaaacattttatatttaaatttcattaaacgagtctttattttaatttaatcacactttttgtctaaaacctcgattagcgagctaatggcataGTTTAAAATTACATGGTAACGAATCtggggtagtagggtgttacactcgTTCTTGAGTTGAGTCATTCCATACTATAGTTTGTTTAGTAAGTAGTTGGTGAAGAATTGAAGAAAACTGGGAGAAAGACTATTCAGAATAAGCCCCACTTGAGTTTGATCATTTATGGTGTCTCCGTGCAATTCTGGCTCTTGAAAGTAGTTCATCATCGTGATGaagtgatcacgaacatgcaTTCCAGGCGCCATCCTGGCATTAGCATACTTCTTCGTTGCCTCGAAACGATCTTGTCCAAATTTGTGTTCGAACATTTCCTGAAGCTGCTCCATCATTTTATAGGCAGTTTTGACATCCTCCAGCTTCGTCCTTAGCATGTCCGACATGCTAGCTAGCATGTGCACCTTGGCTTTGTTGTTGGCAGTGAGCCAACGCTTGTACTTCTCCCTTGATTCTTTTGAAGATAAATCACCAGGGACGTCAGGACAAACTTCAGTCATAACAAACTTGGAGTTGTCGccgatcaacacaatgttgatgtttgacTTCCATTTGGGAAAATTCTCTCCATTGAGAAGTTCCTTGGAGAGAAGGGGGATAATGGGATTCGACATAGAGCTACAACTATCAATAAGTATAAATCAATGCGTTGTTTAACAAAcatttaatcatataaacattcagaaataactcaaacatataaaatatgcatagatatgtaaaatactaaaaaaacaaaaatccaCTATTTCTAAAGTATTTTAACTAGCCACGAatacatgtgtcccggtaggcgagaatCACAAATTCACTTAGTTAGATAGAAAAAACACCTCAATTAATAATTGTCTAAAACTAtaacgtcccgaatttgctaataaggcttggtaccttgattagcatgtcgggagggaaataattgatttaattgtattattatgtgattaatcaTGATGTATGTGTATTGGCGTTTGTATGATTGAGTTATGAAATGATAaaattagatatgcatgtttaggtgtattaaatatgcatgtgggcccgttcttgttaataagataatgtttgcaattttggcccgttgatggcataaatgtaattatgtatgtgttatgcttgagaccacagtattttggagatatatttgtaatgtgtacttcgaggcgatcctagggagcgaaTTAGCAGAATAGACACAACGGGATCagatacccgactcagggtgaacctaggggtattttgggaacgtagtatgtatttgaggatattgggtaACAAATAGctatttagcgattatttgggtataCAGAGATTAATTGGGGATTCATTGGACCACTTGAGGGTTGGCGAGAAATGTGGTAAATGACGGGTTTGCTCTTAAAGGCATTAAGAGGCTAAGGATAagtctaggggcattttggtcatttcctaGGCTTAGGATAGACTTAGGAGACCTAAGAAACAACCCGAAACCAAACAATAAAAAACAATCTCTCAGccccctctctctctcgtttctctcttctcttcttggTGCATTGTAATATTTTGGAATTCTTGAGAAGTTGGGCTTAGGAAATtgaagattgaggctaagttgATTGGGGATTTAGCTTAGGGGTCGAAATCCTTTCTAAGGTAAGCTTTACAACTTGATTTCTTTGTGAATTTACTTGCTTAGTATAGGTTTACACTGAGTTTTGTTCTACCCTTGATTGTTAAGATTTGATAGGGTTCTTGGTTAGTTTTAGAGGCAATAATGCTGCTTATGTTGTGTGATTGGGAGTTCTATACTCAATTATGAGTTTAGGTATTGATTTGGGTAAATTTCAATGGAATTGGCTTGAGAAAACACAGGGGAGTTGTGGGTTTTGAGCTCAAACCGCGACGCTGTTCTTCAAGCACCACGGCCCGTGTGCGTGAGAGGGCCCTGAAGGATCTTTGAAGTTGCCCAGGCGCCGCGGCATAGGTTGGGGCACACCGCGGCCCATGACCCCTAGGTGAGAGCCTCAAGCTCTCTGATTTGTAGAGGGTCACGACACCTCTGGGGAGGGCTGATTTTCCAATTAGGGTTTTTGGGCTTGAGAACTCAAACTtaggggctcgggaaggatcctactacacagtttagtataattcgaggccccggaggctaatATATTATTTTGAAGGCTTTTAATCGGTTTAGATtgtgatggttatttattattacgttgtgactagttTTACTGCTAAGGCtaaggattagggatcgtgctcaggatcgaCTTGTTTTGTCAGCtcaggactcaggtaagaaaattatTTGTAACCGTAGAGAAGGCATGGCccgatgataactctacaaaatagagttattttaccactttttatgtgctaattgttgcttaattcttgagattttaattgatttatcaagttttaaagtaattttgaatttattgggcttatgttgattttatatatttttgtgtgtttttatagttattttgttgtaaaatattgtagttaattatttaaaattaatattgttaaattatgagtaaaaagatgcaattttgagcttaaatgtttaagtaaattaaattttaattaatattttcatgaaacttttgttgtatattttattattggaaatatttagttttaatttaatttatgttgatttttgtagagaatttattgcattttttgctcttgaaaaagcaagaaaaatgaaggaaaattggcatttttaaggaaaagaaagtagggaaaatgacattttaaaaaatgcCATGGATCAAGCTCCTCTGCTCAACCCGCCAGGCCCACCACGCTGCCTCCCAAGCCTGAGCCCGATCCCACCTGCTGGCCCAATCCTTCCTCCAGCCGTGCCTCCAAGCCTCCCTTCTTCAGCAAATCACCACACGCCCCAGCAACCCACGGATCATGCTCCAGCTCCCTTCAGCAATCCCCTTCAACGTTCCAGCCATCTACGCCTGAAGCCAGGACCAACCCGCATGCTCCCAGCCAGCTGAAAACAGCCACCAACCAGCTCCTTTATTCCATTTTTTGAGCCCATAAAAATGCCACAATGTACTCTTGTCCCCTAtgttcaaaaatgccactttttacctcactttctacacattttaccccaaaatatcatcattacaccctataatttatccatatttgccatattataattaattcaattaatttaatcaatttaattaatttaaattgattaatttaatactcatttttggctataaataagggatttgtggTGCATATTTTGGaaaggaggttaccataccaaaaattctacacatttcaaaacctctctattatcttcatcttcttcttcttttttgttactttctatgtatttttagaggaaaattttgggggttcatcctccaaattttctgaacccccaaaattttcctatttatgtttgtaatttttagtttgtatttgctattctagttatgagtttctaatccttttaagattattaaggtgatgataaaacaatttgtaactagatagtatttattttgtatgttgatttcccattttgtgcaacaaagtttatggaatttttttcttcaaatatcttctttcatcttaaatatcatgtattttggattgttagcacatatttacactttgttcttcattagtgcaaaaacataatattctttgtgtaagatgtgtcattaaattgtacacatccatgcttagaacaaaaatattatgttttgccttataaataatgttcattgatttatttgttatttcattagattgatttacactaaatgctttgaaattataattttgaaaagtgaagaaaaatcttatctttttagaagtaatttgtgcttaaaattataaatctatttggaaaatgatagtttgatttattttaactatcgctaaaacttgggaatcaatgtacttataaatattattgaacttatattttgtggattctaatccttaacaatcttattttaccatcttgtttacaattattaatttagtaatatatattgtttttaatttctatattattgtcttttattttattttcattattaaaaaaatttcatcaatctttggagctaggttagaatttattacttttgatttaaaatagttttcttttcaattttagacaactcctttgggtttgatctcgtgcttacacgaacactatattccatatacgattcgtgcgcttgcgagttataaatatttaaaacatacttgttttgggtccatcacccgATTCTCTGTACTTAGTGTTATATGtgaatatttgtaattattatgccATGTATTTATGTTGAGACTGAACAACAAGGGTCGGAATCGGTGTTAAGCGTTCTCAATGCAAGCCGCCAtagcatggccatctagggtgttgtgtTCACCCGCTCGGCTAGGGCCATAAACTcggtgcctggtaatgcacccTGATCGAATCAGGTCGCTGTTTTGAATTGTCTATTATATTTGCGTTTAGTTATGCATCTACTGAAATGAATTGTTATGTGCTAtgtttgttgagttttcttgctaggccttggctcatgagtgctctatggtgcaggtaagggaaaggaaaatggcgaccaagcatgagttggagggcatggaacGGCGCGTACATGTGTTTGCCTACTTGGATACCACagctggggttgttttgaggaacacattattaatatttgattttgtcgcctaggtggACTGTACACtagcttttgagttgtaaatatgttttaaaaaaatattttaggatcccaatgtaacacttttataatttaaatgaatgtccaaacttTTATACCGAATTCTTATTTAAACGATTCGTTACTTTAATTAATCACATCTTTTgatctaatacctcgattagcgagttaattgcacgttttaaaatcacatggtaacgactctaaggtagtatgATGTTACAAAAACTATTATTacttgttgcgataattttgctatgcaagtgcacacagtcgcaaacttgtaataaaatggtaaaaccaagtatcgtcctcaaggactgagttatcaattaccagtcaattaatctcttgttctatttgatgaattaaaacttcttgatttttgtaaaatacagcaaaagaaccgataaagtgcagaaataataatcggcaattaaatagaataataactaatagtaaaaactcttaattcaatcactgagaaacaattaggatattcaatctcatcaactatccttcctattattccctaacgcaaagtatgaattcttcttatttttacctaattcaattaacaagttgaaacaacagtctataatcatactatgaattataaactcaacctaggtgacaatttcctatatttctatggtaaattgaaccacaaaggtagcattaaattccacaacttaataacagctacacaattaattcagatactttcgttctaaattagaattatgtccaatataaccaaggcataattaaatctcacttctcagattttgacttaaaaacatatgaatatgactaaagatggccaatcaataatcactctataagaacagattatatggaattgaagaagattgaagaagaggaaattaaaattgcattaggtcataacagaaattcaagagattcaattgaacatcctaaacagaaaattagttcatagtcatagtgctaatcacaacagaaattaaaaataacaccaggaagaaaaacatgtaaaaatactctaagcttgagccttcaacaccagaactcctcccttcgtccgtacgtccttctctcttctttttcgtcctttaaaacctaggatttttagattttagagaggcgggccgcggctctacatacactatgccgcggcccgtgtcaaaatttctgggcagactatcctttcaatgccgcggctctctgaaaccatgccgtggcccgcatCGTTGTTTTCTGGGCAGAGtgcccatccatgccgcggccctatctagccatgccgcggcccgaagatgtcctcaaaaaaacatgcttctgtttctccccctagccgcggccctactttgatcatgccgtggctcttaaggaattcttcaattgttcaagttttcatcccaaaatttcaccaacacttccaaatggtattgagaaccattcttgatcaaaatatgatgaaaaactcgattatttcttccctttctttggcatttccttccacatgctcaattcttcctgatattcacaaaaacaaccaaacaaagcgtaaacccgcgctaaaacaaggaaaaacaaaataaaagactactaaaaacatcaccaaaacatcataaaaactagactcatcagTACTAACCTTCCTATTCGATCAAAGTCACAGAATCCAACTATTTCGaactttatgagctagacccacgattttgattattatagacttagttctcataatcaccgtagggatgagtctatgatgatttgatctataactatctatcctaagaaatttaatcTTGTTAAAAGTCTGGTGAACAACATCCATAGGGAGAAGTAATCAAAGCGTCATAAAGCCCcactaaactctaaccttgttaaattaacggtggagatcggatttcaaaaattaaagctCATTAATATTATTTACCTTGTGAAATTTACAAAACTAGGTTTttcatattatttaaaataattaataaaccttagaataaatttcttttaattctaaaatacccatttaaatccactttaaatatttagaattactgtgttactaatcaattaatttaggTTAAACTAAAATTAATCTAATACAATCAAGTCCAACTTAGATAAATGAACCTTAACAATTTGgacttgcatggaggagagctgggtccAATATGTCTTTCCCACtacaaggccccctaacttccatacaTAACGCAAAAGacggaatttaaaccttcgttttattgatcgttattcaattgattaggctcaatttagtaatgcaaagcaaatgagtcttcacaagtggaaccacccacaagagaggaatttaaactttacatgttcaattgggcccaaataaaacctgtCAATATTATGACCTGTTTTATTTGATCTTTTTCCcattatctaaaataatgggcCATCACTATAAGCCTATCATCTAAGCACAAATTTGCAAAAATGACAGTTATAATGATGCATGACATATTAATTAATTGGATGGGTCTAGCATACAATCTATATGGCATGTTACTAATTTATCCATGCACacatttattaccaaaataaatgaatagctaaaacaaataattaatcaatcaatttcatgaaatcaataaattaattaatcacaatcaattTTAATTCAATAAATCTTCAAAATATCAATcatataaaaattaattcaattattcccatttgataaaaaatatctttattttccttttagaaaaaaattactaaaaagatatttacttgcacaaaaatataccatttattaaggaattaaatatacaaattcaaaataaatgaatttttttttcttcacatatataaaaatatggtaactaatttatatatatatatgtatataaacacACTAGACAATTTATTAACGTGCAGCAGcacattgctttttttttttaattacgttatatatatatattcatataacttaacaaaaaaaattatacatatatacatatatgccgtgagcaaaaaaaaatctcaaaataaaaaaaataatttttgtgcaattttcaaattttgatttCATGCACAGAGTTTATGAGTTTTATACAACAAAATAAAGCacacataaacaatcataaaCATACAAAAATCATTAACAATATTCTATTAGCACCACACatacataaaacttaaacatgcaaacaattATACTACCATCCAATTAATCTAtctaacatataaaaaaaatcacatacatGTGTATATACATATAAACTAGCAACCATTGACTTTGAAGCCAGTTGTAGGATCTCTTTtttataagtctatatgcatgctctCTTATTGAATGCTAAGTATTACAAGGAATCCAATAACAATAACAAAACCATTAAAGTACTTACGAGATTTTCATACAGAGATTCGTAAATACAATAACAAAACCATTAAAGTACTTACGAGATGTGTAgtggaacaatgactacaccctttggattccctaaccttttgtccttattgaatgctaggtattgcaaggaatccaaaccgctttgaaacaaTACCACAATCTTACAAGTCTTtttctaaaacaacctagtgtttgtgtagGCAAGTCTTAACACACGAGAAGATAATTTCTAGA
The genomic region above belongs to Humulus lupulus chromosome 1, drHumLupu1.1, whole genome shotgun sequence and contains:
- the LOC133830038 gene encoding uncharacterized protein LOC133830038: MSNPIIPLLSKELLNGENFPKWKSNINIVLIGDNSKFVMTEVCPDVPGDLSSKESREKYKRWLTANNKAKVHMLASMSDMLRTKLEDVKTAYKMMEQLQEMFEHKFGQDRFEATKKYANARMAPGMHVRDHFITMMNYFQEPELHGDTINDQTQVGLILNSLSPSFLQFFTNYLLNKL